Proteins co-encoded in one Marmota flaviventris isolate mMarFla1 chromosome 9, mMarFla1.hap1, whole genome shotgun sequence genomic window:
- the Gpr137 gene encoding integral membrane protein GPR137 isoform X1 has translation MESNLSGLVPAAGLVPALPPTVTLGLTAAYTTLYALLFFSVYAQLWLVLLYGHKRLSYQTVFLALCLLWAALRTTLFSFYFRDTPRANRLGPLPFWLLYCCPVCLQFFTLTLMNLYFAQVVFKAKAKRRPEMSRGLLAVRGAFVGASLLFLLVNVLCAVLSRRRRAQPWALLLVRVLVSDSLFVICALSLAACLCLVARRAPSTSIYLEAKVGPQILMHRYPWGSLGSGHQGTEEVGSLLSLRILCCRPCQGTSVCQAAAMGGAMVLLYASRACYNLAALALAPRSRLDAFDYDWYNVSDQADLVNDLGNKGYLVFGLILFVWELLPTTLLVGFFRVHRPPQDLSTSRILNGQVFGSRSYFFDRAGHCEDEACSWEHSRGESTSMSGSLGSGSWYGAIGREPGWCGGSQTRTTPLLFSQVPGPGGHHHSLYSTPQT, from the exons ATGGAGAGTAACCTGTCTGGCCTGGTACCTGCTGCCGGGCTGGTTCCTGCCCTGCCACCTACTGTGACCCTGGGGCTGACCGCGGCCTACACTACCCTGTATGCCCTGCTCTTCTTCTCTGTCTATGCCCAGCTCTGGCTGGTGCTTCTGTATGGGCACAAGCGTCTCAGCTATCAGACGGTGTTCCTGGCACTCTGTCTTCTCTGGGCCGCCCTACGTACTACCCTCTTCTCCTTCTACTTCCGTGACACGCCCCGAGCCAATCGCCTGGGGCCCTTGCCCTTTTGGCTTCTCTACTGCTGTCCTGTCTGCCTGCAGTTCTTCACACTGACGCTCATGAACCTCTACTTTGCCCAG GTGGTGTTCAAGGCCAAGGCGAAGCGTCGGCCAGAGATGAGCCGAGGCTT GCTGGCCGTCCGAGGGGCTTTCGTGGGGGCCTCGCTGCTCTTTCTGTTGGTGAACGTGCTGTGTGCAGTGCTGTCCCGCCGGCGACGGGCACAGCCCTGGGCCCTACTGCTGGTGCGCGTCCTGGTGAGCGACTCCCTCTTTGTCATCTGCGCCCTCTCTCTTGCTGCCTGTCTCTGCCTGGTTGCCCGGCGGGCCCCTTCCACTAGCATCTACCTGGAGGCCAAGGTAGGGCCACAAATCCTGATGCACAGGTATCCTTGGGGATCTTTGGGCAGTGGTCATCAGGGTACAGAGGAAGTTGGGAGCCTCCTCTCCCTGAGGATCCTCTGTTGTCGTCCATGCCAGGGGACCAGTGTGTGCCAGGCGGCTGCAATGGGTGGCGCCATGGTCCTGCTGTATGCCAGCCGGGCCTGCTACAACCTGGCAGCCCTGGCCTTGGCGCCCCGGAGCCGGCTGGATGCCTTCGATTACGACTGGTACAATGTTTCTGATCAG GCGGATCTGGTAAATGACCTGGGGAACAAGGGCTACCTGGTGTTTGGCCTCATCCTCTTCGTGTGGGAGCTCCTGCCCACCACCCTGCTAGTGGGCTTCTTCCGTGTGCATCGGCCCCCGCAGGACCTG agcACCAGCCGCATCCTCAATGGGCAGGTCTTTGGCTCCCGTTCCTACTTCTTCGACCGAGCTGGGCACTGTGAGGACGAGGCCTGCTCCTGGGAGCATAGCCGGGGGGAGAGCACCAG CATGTCGGGCAGCCTAGGCTCTGGCAGCTGGTACGGCGCTATCGGGCGTGAGCCAGGCTGGTGTGGGGGCAGCCAGACGAGGACCACTCCTCTGCTCTTCTCCCAGGTGCCAGGACCAGGTGGCCATCACCACAGTCTCTACTCGACCCCACAGACGTGA
- the Gpr137 gene encoding integral membrane protein GPR137 isoform X2 — protein sequence MESNLSGLVPAAGLVPALPPTVTLGLTAAYTTLYALLFFSVYAQLWLVLLYGHKRLSYQTVFLALCLLWAALRTTLFSFYFRDTPRANRLGPLPFWLLYCCPVCLQFFTLTLMNLYFAQVVFKAKAKRRPEMSRGLLAVRGAFVGASLLFLLVNVLCAVLSRRRRAQPWALLLVRVLVSDSLFVICALSLAACLCLVARRAPSTSIYLEAKGTSVCQAAAMGGAMVLLYASRACYNLAALALAPRSRLDAFDYDWYNVSDQADLVNDLGNKGYLVFGLILFVWELLPTTLLVGFFRVHRPPQDLSTSRILNGQVFGSRSYFFDRAGHCEDEACSWEHSRGESTSMSGSLGSGSWYGAIGREPGWCGGSQTRTTPLLFSQVPGPGGHHHSLYSTPQT from the exons ATGGAGAGTAACCTGTCTGGCCTGGTACCTGCTGCCGGGCTGGTTCCTGCCCTGCCACCTACTGTGACCCTGGGGCTGACCGCGGCCTACACTACCCTGTATGCCCTGCTCTTCTTCTCTGTCTATGCCCAGCTCTGGCTGGTGCTTCTGTATGGGCACAAGCGTCTCAGCTATCAGACGGTGTTCCTGGCACTCTGTCTTCTCTGGGCCGCCCTACGTACTACCCTCTTCTCCTTCTACTTCCGTGACACGCCCCGAGCCAATCGCCTGGGGCCCTTGCCCTTTTGGCTTCTCTACTGCTGTCCTGTCTGCCTGCAGTTCTTCACACTGACGCTCATGAACCTCTACTTTGCCCAG GTGGTGTTCAAGGCCAAGGCGAAGCGTCGGCCAGAGATGAGCCGAGGCTT GCTGGCCGTCCGAGGGGCTTTCGTGGGGGCCTCGCTGCTCTTTCTGTTGGTGAACGTGCTGTGTGCAGTGCTGTCCCGCCGGCGACGGGCACAGCCCTGGGCCCTACTGCTGGTGCGCGTCCTGGTGAGCGACTCCCTCTTTGTCATCTGCGCCCTCTCTCTTGCTGCCTGTCTCTGCCTGGTTGCCCGGCGGGCCCCTTCCACTAGCATCTACCTGGAGGCCAAG GGGACCAGTGTGTGCCAGGCGGCTGCAATGGGTGGCGCCATGGTCCTGCTGTATGCCAGCCGGGCCTGCTACAACCTGGCAGCCCTGGCCTTGGCGCCCCGGAGCCGGCTGGATGCCTTCGATTACGACTGGTACAATGTTTCTGATCAG GCGGATCTGGTAAATGACCTGGGGAACAAGGGCTACCTGGTGTTTGGCCTCATCCTCTTCGTGTGGGAGCTCCTGCCCACCACCCTGCTAGTGGGCTTCTTCCGTGTGCATCGGCCCCCGCAGGACCTG agcACCAGCCGCATCCTCAATGGGCAGGTCTTTGGCTCCCGTTCCTACTTCTTCGACCGAGCTGGGCACTGTGAGGACGAGGCCTGCTCCTGGGAGCATAGCCGGGGGGAGAGCACCAG CATGTCGGGCAGCCTAGGCTCTGGCAGCTGGTACGGCGCTATCGGGCGTGAGCCAGGCTGGTGTGGGGGCAGCCAGACGAGGACCACTCCTCTGCTCTTCTCCCAGGTGCCAGGACCAGGTGGCCATCACCACAGTCTCTACTCGACCCCACAGACGTGA
- the Bad gene encoding bcl2-associated agonist of cell death, giving the protein MFQIPEFEPSEQEDSSSAEGGLGPSPAGDRPGPYKNQPPGCGLAPGLPRDTGHQQRQATSCSNHGGAGATETRSRHSSYPADTDLDEEMEEEPSPFRGRSRSAPPNLWAAQRYGRELRRMSDEFEGSFKGLPRPRSAGTASQMRQSSSWTRFIQSWWDRNLGRRGSAPSQ; this is encoded by the exons ATGTTCCAGATCCCAGAGTTTGAGCCCAGTGAGCAGGAAGACTCCAGCTCCGCAGAAGGGGGCCTGGGCCCCAGCCCCGCAGGGGACCGGCCAGGCCCCTACAAGAATCAACCACCAGGCTGCGGCTTGGCTCCAGGCCTCCCCAGGGACACCGGTCACCAGCAGCGGCAGGCAACCAGCTGCAGCAACCATGGAG GCGCTGGGGCTACGGAGACCCGGAGTCGCCACAGCTCGTACCCCGCAGATACCGATTTGGATGAAGAGATGGAAGAGGAGCCCAGCCCCTTCCGCGGCCGCTCGCGCTCGGCGCCCCCCAATCTCTGGGCTGCACAGCGCTACGGCCGCGAGCTGCGGAGGATGAGCGACGAATTCGAGGGCTCCTTTAAG GGACTTCCTCGCCCGAGGAGCGCGGGCACAGCGTCGCAGATGCGGCAAAGCTCCAGCTGGACGCGCTTCATCCAGTCCTGGTGGGATCGGAACTTGGGGAGGCGAGGCTCCGCCCCCTCCCAGTGA
- the Plcb3 gene encoding 1-phosphatidylinositol 4,5-bisphosphate phosphodiesterase beta-3: MAGARPGVHALQLEPPTVVETLRRGSKFIKWDEEASSRNLVTLRVDPNGFFLYWTGPNMEVDTLDISSIRDTRTGRYARLPKDPKIREVLGFGGPDARLEEKLMTVVAGPDPVNTTFLNFMAVQDDTVKVWSEELFKLAMNILAQNASRNTFLRKAYTKLKLQVNQDGRIPVKNILKMFSADKKRVETALESCGLNFNRSESIRPDEFSLEIFERFLNKLCLRPDIDKILLEIGAKGKPYLTLEQLMDFINQKQRDPRLNEVLYPPLRPSQARLLIEKYEPNQQFLERDQMSMEGFSRYLGGEENGILPLEALDLSADMTQPLSSYFINSSHNTYLTAGQLAGTSSVEMYRQALLWGCRCVELDVWKGRPPEEEPFITHGFTMTTEVPLRDVLEAIAETAFKTSPYPVILSFENHVDSAKQQAKMAEYCRSIFGDALLIDPLDKYPLAPGVPLPSPQDLMGRILVKNKKRHRPSTSVPDCAARKRPLEQSNSALSESSATTEPSSPQLGSPSSDSCPGLSNGEETGLEKPSLEPQKSLGEEVPNRGPDVLGSADREDEEEDEEEEESTDLKKPTTDEGTASSEVNATEEMSTLVNYIEPVKFKSFEAARKRNKCFEMSSFVETKAMEQLTKSPMEFVEYNKQQLSRIYPKGTRVDSSNYMPQLFWNVGCQLVALNFQTLDVPMQLNAGVFEYNGRSGYLLKPEFMRRPDKSFDPFTEVIVDGIVANALRVKVISGQFLSDRKVGIYVEVDMFGLPVDTRRKYRTRTSQGNSFNPVWDEEPFDFPKVVLPTLASLRIAAFEEGGRFVGHRILPVSAIRSGYHYVCLRNEANQPLCLPALLIYTEASDYIPDDHQDYAEALINPIKHVSLMDQRAKQLAALIGESEAQAGPETCQETQSQQPGAQPSPNPTPSPLETPPRWTPGPATSPTSTSLSSPGQRDDLIASILSEVAPTPLEELRGHKALVKLRSRQERDLRELHKKHQRKAVALTRRLLDALAQARAESRGGAADVEDVKEEEEAKRYREFQNRQVQSLLELREAQADIEAERRLEHLRQAQQRLREILLDVHTTQFKRLKEMNEREKKELQKILDRKRHNSISEAKTREKHKKEVELTEINRRHITESVNSIRRLEEAQKQRHDRLVAGQQQVLQQLAEEEPQLLAQLTQECQEQRARLPQEIRRSLLGETPEGLRDGPLVACASNGHAPGSSGHLSGVDSESQEENTQL; this comes from the exons ATGGCGGGCGCCAGGCCCGGCGTCCACGCGCTACAGCTGGAGCCGCCCACCGTGGTGGAGACCTTGCGGCGCGGGAGTAAGTTCATCAAATGGGACGAG GAAGCCTCCAGTCGTAACCTGGTGACCCTGCGGGTGGACCCCAATGGCTTCTTCTTATACTGGACAGGACCCAACATG GAGGTGGACACACTGGATATCAGTTCCATCAGGGACACGCGGACAGGCCGTTATGCCCGCCTACCCAAG GACCCCAAGATCCGGGAAGTGTTGGGCTTTGGGGGTCCTGATGCTCGGCTGGAGGAGAAGCTGATGACGGTGGTGGCCGGCCCAGACCCAGTAAACACCACATTCTTGAACTTCATGGCCGTACAGGATGACACAGTCAAG GTCTGGTCGGAGGAGCTGTTCAAGCTGGCTATGAATATCCTGGCTCAAAACGCCTCCCGGAACACCTTCCTGCGGAAAGC ATACACGAAGCTGAAGCTGCAGGTGAACCAGGATGGGCGGATCCCTGTCAAGAA CATCCTGAAGATGTTCTCTGCAGACAAGAAGCGGGTGGAGACGGCACTGGAGTCCTGTGGCCTCAATTTCAACCGG AGTGAGTCCATCCGGCCGGATGAGTTTTCCTTGGAAATCTTCGAGCGATTTCTGAATAAGTTGTGTCTGCGGCCGGACATTGACAAGATCCTGCTGGAGAT AGGTGCCAAGGGCAAGCCATACCTGACGCTGGAGCAGCTCATGGACTTCATCAACCAGAAGCAGAGGGACCCGAGACTCAATGAAGTACTGTACCCTCCCCTGCGTCCCTCCCAGGCCCGGCTGCTCATCGAGAAGTATGAGCCTAACCAGCAGTTCCTGGAGCGTG accAGATGTCCATGGAAGGCTTCAGCCGCTacctgggaggggaggagaatggCATCTTGCCACTAGAAGCCCTGGACCTAAGCGCGGACATGACCCAACCACTGAGCTCCTACTTCATCAACTCCTCACACAACACGTACCTCACAG CGGGACAGCTGGCCGGAACCTCGTCGGTGGAGATGTACCGCCAGGCGCTGCTGTGGGGCTGCCGCTGTGTGGAGCTGGACGTGTGGAAGGGGCGGCCTCCCGAGGAGGAGCCCTTCATCACCCACGGTTTCACCATGACCACCGAGGTGCCGCTGCGGGATGTGCTAGAGGCCATCGCTGAAACCGCCTTCAAGACCTCCCCCTACCCCGTCATCCTGTCCTTTGAGAACCACGTGGACTC GGCCAAGCAGCAGGCCAAGATGGCCGAGTACTGCCGCTCCATCTTTGGGGACGCGCTGCTCATTGACCCTCTGGACAAGTACCCG CTGGCGCCGGGCgtgcccctgcccagcccccaggACCTGATGGGCCGCATCCTGGTGAAGAACAAGAAGAGGCACCGGCCCAGCACCAGCGTCCCTGACTGCGCCGCGCGCAAGCGGCCCCTAGAGCAGAGCAACTCCGCCCTGAGCGAGAGCTCTGCCACCACTGAGCCCTCGTCCCCCCAGCTCG GGTCCCCCAGCTCGGACAGCTGCCCAGGCCTGAGTAACGGGGAGGAGACGGGGCTGGAAAAGCCCAGCCTGGAGCCCCAGAAGTCTCTGGGTGAGGAGGTCCCGAACCGGGGCCCTGATGTCCTGGGGTCTGCTGACcgtgaggatgaggaggaagatgaagaagaggaggaatcTACAGACCTCAAAAAACCCACCACAGATGAG GGAACGGCCAGCAGTGAGGTCAATGCCACTGAGGAGATGTCGACGCTGGTCAACTACATCGAGCCTGTCAAGTTCAAGTCCTTTGAGGCTGCTCGAA AAAGGAACAAGTGCTTCGAGATGTCCTCCTTTGTGGAGACCAAGGCCATGGAGCAGCTGACCAAGAGCCCCATGGAGTTCGTGGA ATACAACAAGCAGCAGCTCAGCCGCATCTACCCCAAGGGCACCCGCGTGGACTCCTCCAACTACATGCCCCAGCTCTTCTGGAACGTGGGCTGCCAGCTCGTCGCTCTCAACTTTCAGACCCTGG ATGTGCCAATGCAGCTCAATGCAGGTGTATTTGAGTACAATGGGCGCAGCGGGTACCTGCTCAAGCCTGAGTTCATGCGGCGGCCGGACAAGTCCTTTGACCCCTTCACTGAGGTCATCGTGGATGGCATTGTGGCCAATGCCTTGCGGGTCAAG GTGATCTCGGGGCAGTTCCTCTCTGACAGGAAGGTGGGCATCTACGTGGAGGTGGATATGTTTGGTCTTCCCGTTGACACACGGCGCAAGTACCGCACAAGGACATCTCAGGGGAACTCGTTCAACCCCGTGTGGGATGAGGAGCCCTTTGACTTCCCCAAG GTGGTGCTGCCCACGCTGGCGTCCCTTCGCATTGCCGCCTTTGAGGAGGGTGGCAGATTCGTGGGGCACCGGATTCTGCCTGTCTCTGCCATCCGCTCAG GGTACCACTACGTCTGCCTGCGGAACGAGGCCAACCAGCCACTGTGCCTGCCAGCCCTGCTCATCTACACGGAGGCCTCTGACTACATCCCTGATGATCACCAGG ACTATGCAGAGGCTCTGATCAACCCCATTAAGCATGTCAGCCTGATGGACCAGCGGGCCAAGCAGCTGGCCGCTCTCATTGGGGAGAGCGAG GCTCAGGCTGGCCCAGAGACATGCCAGGAGACCCAGTCTCAGCAGCCAGGGGCCCAGCCATCCCCAAACCCCACACCCAGCCCACTGGAGACTCCCCCTCGCTGGACCCCGGGCCCTGCCACCTCCCCCACCAGCACCTCCCTCAGCAGCCCAG GGCAGCGGGACGATCTCATTGCCAGCATCCTCTCAG AGGTGGCCCCCACTCCGCTGGAGGAGCTCCGAGGCCACAAGGCTCTGGTGAAGCTCCGGAGCCGGCAGGAGAGGGACCTGCGGGAGCTGCACAAGAAGCATCAGCGCAAGGCCGTGGCCCTCACCCGCCGCCTGCTCGATGCTCTGGCCCAGGCCCGGGCTGAAAGCAG GGGTGGGGCCGCCGATGTGGAGGacgtgaaggaggaggaggaggccaagAGGTATCGAGAGTTCCAGAACAGACAGGTGCAAAGCTTGCTGGAGCTGAGGGAGGCCCAGGCGGACATAGAGGCTGAGCGGAGGCTAGAGCACCTGAGACAG gctCAGCAGCGGCTCAGGGAGATCCTCCTGGATGTGCACACAACTCAGTTCAAAAGGCTGAAGGAGATGAACGAGAG GGAGAAGAAGGAGCTGCAGAAGATCCTGGACAGGAAGCGCCACAACAGCATCTCTGAGGCCAAGACAAGAGAGAAACATAAGAAAGAAGT GGAACTGACGGAGATTAACCGTCGGCACATCACCGAGTCCGTCAACTCCATCCGTCGG CTGGAGGAGGCCCAGAAGCAGCGACATGACCGCCTAGTGGCTGGGCAGCAGCAGGTGCTACAGCAACTGGCAGAAGAAGAGCCCCAA CTGCTGGCCCAGCTGACCCAGGAGTGTCAGGAGCAGCGGGCGAGGCTGCCTCAGGAGATCCGACGGAGCCTGCTGGGAGAGACACCAGAGGGGCTAAGGGACGGGCCCCTGGTGGCCTGTGCCAGCAATGGCCATGCACCTGGGAGCAGTGGGCACCTGTCTGGTGTTGACTCGGAGAGCCAGGAGGAGAACACGCAGCTCTGA
- the Ppp1r14b gene encoding protein phosphatase 1 regulatory subunit 14B: MADSGPAGGAALAAPAPGPGGGGPGPRVYFQSPPGAAGEGPGGADDEGPVRRQGKVTVKYDRKELRKRLNLEEWILEQLTRLYDCQEEEIPELEIDVDELLDMETDDTRAARVKELLVDCYKPTEAFISGLLDKIRGMQKLSTPQKK; encoded by the exons ATGGCGGACAGCGGCCCCGCGGGGGGCGCGGCGTTGGCGGCCCCGGCCCCTGGGCCGGGCGGTGGTGGCCCTGGGCCCCGCGTGTACTTTCAGAGCCCCCCTGGGGCGGCAGGCGAGGGCCCGGGCGGTGCGGACGACGAGGGCCCAGTGAGACGCCAAGGGAAGGTCACCGTCAAGTACGACCGCAAGGAGCTACGGAAGCGCCTCAACCTAGAGGAGTGGATCTTGGAACAGCTCACGCGCCTCTACGACTGCCAG GAAGAAGAGATCCCAGAGCTGGAGATTGACGTGGATGAGCTCCTGGACATGGAGACCGATGATACCCGGGCTGCCAGGGTCAAG GAGCTGCTGGTTGACTGTTACAAACCCACCGAG GCCTTCATCTCTGGCCTGCTGGACAAGATCCGGGGCATGCAGAAGCTGAGCACACCCCAGAAGAAATAA
- the Fkbp2 gene encoding peptidyl-prolyl cis-trans isomerase FKBP2, producing MRLSWILTVLSVCLSALAMATRAEGKRKLQIGVKKRVDHCPIKSRKGDVLHMHYTGKLEDGTEFDSSLPQNQPFVFSLGTGQVIKGWDQGLLGMCEGEKRKLVIPSELGYGERGAPPKIPGGATLVFEVELLKIERRSEL from the exons ATGAGGCTGAGCTGGATCCTGACAGTACTGTCCGTCTGCCTGAGTGCCCTGGCCATGGCCACGAGGGCCGAGGGCAAACGGAAGCTGCAGATCGGGGTCAAGAAGCGGGTGGACCACTGTCCCATCAAATCGCGCAAGGGAGACGTCTTGCACATGCACTACACG GGAAAGCTGGAAGATGGGACGGAGTTTGACAGCAGCCTGCCCCAGAACCAGCCCTTTGTTTTCTCCCTTGGCACAGGCCAGGTCATCAAGGGCTGGGACCAGGGGCTGCTGGG GATGTGTGAGGGGGAAAAGCGGAAGCTAGTGATCCCATCTGAGCTGG GGTATGGAGAACGGGGAGCTCCCCCAAAGATCCCAG GTGGCGCAACCCTGGTGTTCGAGGTGGAACTGCTCAAGATTGAAAGACGTTCAGAACTGTAG
- the LOC117794877 gene encoding dapper homolog 3: MPQGEGSHAARGGALELGAGRGIETGGPSERVRVEGGARGRGVEPGRLGGGAYPLEEELEQVEGGASGSETEGDGAQALGAGPQPVSGVAAVQEKGSSSAEGGASGPGAELHSLKGGAKEPSEGLNPSNGPGRPRGGGLRGGRAWGRGRPRTPPGEVVWVERARRPADTGPVWVPRRPPRAQSWGGASGGGTGPGWGVPPEDRASPEPPSGDVWVPRGRPPAAASEVWVCWAGGSWVWREWGRSVGATGVQSDRVWTLRKGTGGN, translated from the coding sequence ATGCCGCAGGGGGAGGGTTCTCACGCCGCACGGGGCGGAGCCCTGGAGCTCGGGGCGGGACGTGGAATAGAAACGGGTGGACCTTCCGAGCGGGTGCGGGTGGAAGGCGGAGCTCGGGGACGGGGGGTAGAGCCAGGACGGCTGGGGGGCGGAGCCTATCCCTTGGAGGAGGAGCTGGAACAGGTGGAAGGCGGAGCCTCGGGTTCGGAGACCGAGGGGGACGGAGCCCAGGCACTGGGGGCGGGGCCTCAGCCGGTGAGTGGCGTGGCTGCGGTTCAGGAAAAGGGGTCTAGTTCGGCTGAGGGCGGAGCTTCAGGGCCGGGGGCGGAACTACACTCTCTAAAGGGCGGAGCCAAGGAGCCAAGCGAAGGGCTAAACCCGAGTAATGGCCCGGGGCGTCCACGCGGGGGCGGTCTCCGTGGTGGCCGAGCCTGGGGACGCGGTAGGCCGAGAACTCCCCCGGGAGAGGTGGTGTGGGTGGAGCGGGCTCGGCGGCCAGCCGACACCGGGCCAGTCTGGGTGCCTCGGAGGCCCCCCAGGGCGCAGAGCTGGGGTGGAGCCTCCGGAGGAGGCACAGGGCCAGGCTGGGGGGTACCTCCGGAGGACCGGGCCTCCCCGGAGCCACCCAGTGGGGATGTGTGGGTGCCTCGGGGCCGACCCCCTGCAGCGGCCTCAGAGGTGTGGGTGTGCTGGGCAGGGGGCAGCTGGGTGTGGCGTGAGTGGGGCCGCTCAGTCGGGGCAACTGGTGTGCAGTCAGATAGGGTCTGGACTTTGCGTAAAGGGACGGGTGGGAACTGA